From the Teredinibacter turnerae T7901 genome, one window contains:
- a CDS encoding DinB family protein, with amino-acid sequence MGNTTHPVVDGNIQALAQLHGFVCSLTGEQYGAETPLLTRSAIGAHCRHILDMYEALVQASDAGGVVDYDFRRRGAGIEHDQTLALANIERLQAWLECIPAGCLDNVITVRSEVDLTQQVSTLVESNIARELMFAASHCIHHLALMGMLAAAMGLRVESELGVAPATASFLRSGSELAEIG; translated from the coding sequence ATGGGGAACACGACGCATCCAGTCGTAGATGGGAATATTCAGGCATTGGCGCAGTTGCACGGTTTTGTATGCAGCTTAACGGGTGAGCAGTATGGTGCGGAAACCCCTCTGCTTACGCGCAGCGCGATAGGCGCCCACTGTCGTCATATTCTCGATATGTACGAAGCCTTGGTTCAGGCTAGCGACGCAGGCGGTGTCGTTGACTATGATTTTCGTCGCCGGGGCGCTGGGATAGAGCATGATCAAACTTTAGCCCTCGCGAATATTGAGCGACTCCAGGCCTGGCTGGAGTGTATCCCCGCAGGTTGTCTCGACAACGTTATAACCGTGCGCAGCGAAGTCGACCTCACCCAGCAGGTGTCGACGCTTGTGGAGTCAAACATTGCTCGTGAGCTGATGTTTGCTGCCAGCCATTGTATTCATCATCTTGCTCTGATGGGCATGCTGGCCGCTGCGATGGGCTTGCGCGTCGAATCTGAATTGGGTGTCGCCCCTGCTACGGCGAGTTTTTTGCGATCTGGTAGCGAGTTGGCGGAGATAGGCTGA
- a CDS encoding NRDE family protein, with the protein MCTLSWMTRPDGYEVLFNRDEQKSRRRADPPQGFVVAGTHVLMPVDPQGGGTWLSTNQYGVTLALLNYYQGAMPAGELLSRGVLVKALSGARDAEDAAQLLSSQPISHFAPFSLLCFCPLSLRAGRGVNLYCWDGERTTRHLAESPMVSSAKFFDEVLRARWECYLSKVGDAASRQKLLDFHFSHGGAPSATSVCMHREDAHTVSLSHIMVADKSVIYDYYDGVPCSGVVPVRSELGRH; encoded by the coding sequence ATGTGTACGTTAAGCTGGATGACGCGGCCGGATGGATATGAAGTGCTCTTTAACCGCGATGAGCAGAAGTCGCGGCGTAGAGCAGATCCGCCACAGGGTTTTGTGGTTGCGGGGACGCACGTGTTGATGCCCGTAGACCCTCAGGGCGGCGGGACATGGTTGAGCACAAACCAATACGGAGTGACTCTTGCCCTGCTTAATTATTATCAGGGGGCGATGCCCGCAGGCGAGTTGTTGTCTCGCGGTGTTTTAGTCAAAGCTCTCTCTGGCGCACGTGATGCCGAAGACGCCGCCCAGCTACTATCCTCGCAACCAATTAGCCATTTCGCACCATTTTCGCTGTTGTGTTTTTGTCCGCTCAGTTTGCGCGCGGGCCGGGGAGTTAATCTTTACTGCTGGGACGGAGAACGAACCACCAGGCATCTGGCTGAAAGCCCCATGGTGTCGTCGGCCAAGTTTTTTGATGAGGTCTTGCGCGCTCGCTGGGAATGCTACCTGAGCAAGGTTGGTGATGCAGCGTCGCGACAAAAGTTATTGGACTTCCACTTCAGTCACGGCGGTGCGCCAAGCGCTACGAGTGTTTGCATGCACCGGGAAGATGCACACACGGTCAGCCTTTCCCATATCATGGTGGCCGATAAATCGGTGATATATGACTACTACGATGGCGTGCCATGCTCCGGTGTTGTGCCCGTACGTTCCGAGCTTGGTCGGCACTAG
- a CDS encoding 6-carboxytetrahydropterin synthase codes for MLLFVDQLTNVDFSYLDPERGLVGETWLAGVELEGALDDQGMVCDFGTVKAKSRHWLDDTIDHCLLVPAEHPAIAIVDANGNYEITMTLTSGETLFCKAPKQAITLVKTKHINEASVGEWCVSQLLKLYPASVKSVAVSFVPEVIDGPYYHYSHGLRKHAGNCQRIAHGHRSKLEVKIDGKAAVEVTAKWAELWRDIYIGSTPDLINDSGDQYTFAYTAAQGEFRLSLPKRLCYLIDTDSTVELIASHIVQQIKSRFPENSVSVRAYEGLAKGAVCSL; via the coding sequence ATGCTTCTATTTGTCGATCAGCTTACCAATGTAGACTTCAGCTATCTTGACCCGGAGCGGGGCCTGGTGGGTGAAACCTGGCTCGCAGGCGTCGAGCTGGAAGGCGCGCTCGACGACCAGGGGATGGTGTGTGATTTCGGCACAGTCAAAGCCAAGTCTCGCCACTGGCTAGACGATACCATAGACCACTGCTTACTGGTTCCTGCGGAGCATCCCGCCATCGCGATTGTCGATGCGAACGGAAACTACGAAATCACAATGACGCTCACCAGCGGAGAAACCCTTTTCTGTAAAGCGCCTAAGCAGGCGATTACTCTGGTAAAAACCAAGCACATTAACGAAGCATCTGTGGGCGAGTGGTGCGTTTCTCAGCTGCTGAAATTGTATCCAGCATCGGTAAAATCTGTCGCAGTGAGCTTTGTACCGGAAGTGATTGATGGGCCCTACTACCACTACTCTCACGGGTTGCGAAAACACGCCGGAAACTGCCAGAGAATCGCCCACGGACACCGCTCCAAGCTTGAGGTAAAAATCGACGGCAAAGCCGCTGTCGAGGTGACTGCCAAGTGGGCTGAGCTCTGGCGAGATATCTATATTGGTTCAACACCAGATCTGATCAACGATTCCGGCGACCAGTACACCTTTGCCTACACCGCAGCCCAAGGTGAGTTCAGGCTAAGCTTGCCAAAGCGCCTTTGCTACCTGATCGACACAGACTCCACCGTGGAACTGATCGCCAGCCATATTGTTCAGCAGATTAAAAGCCGCTTTCCGGAAAATAGTGTGAGTGTGAGAGCTTACGAGGGGTTGGCAAAAGGGGCTGTGTGCAGCCTCTAG
- a CDS encoding NGG1p interacting factor 3 protein, NIF3 has protein sequence MMSLFQLVFYVPSGYAEEVKHAVFCAGAGRVGNYDQCCWETEGRGQFRPLAGSQPFLGEKNTLEYVAEKRIEMVVDGRCADGVINALRRAHPYEEPAFSLLPLSNPPKEKE, from the coding sequence ATGATGTCATTGTTCCAGTTGGTCTTTTATGTCCCGAGCGGGTACGCGGAGGAGGTCAAGCACGCTGTATTTTGTGCGGGCGCGGGGCGCGTTGGGAACTATGACCAGTGTTGCTGGGAGACTGAGGGGAGGGGGCAATTCCGTCCTCTCGCCGGTAGCCAACCGTTTCTCGGCGAGAAAAACACATTGGAATACGTTGCTGAGAAACGAATAGAAATGGTTGTGGATGGACGGTGTGCCGATGGCGTAATCAACGCGCTGCGACGGGCTCATCCGTATGAGGAGCCCGCATTTTCTTTGCTGCCTCTCAGCAACCCGCCAAAGGAAAAGGAATAA
- a CDS encoding DUF3135 domain-containing protein, producing MTDWPSFERLFHMAEHEPEALEAFRQQEVAAIIDSAPEEMQRRLRGLQFQIDCQRELHQTPVGVCMAISQMMHESLGKLQNAMIDLQNVGLPEERASTDTLIPATSAAVIPFPLAGC from the coding sequence ATGACAGACTGGCCATCTTTTGAACGACTATTCCATATGGCTGAGCACGAGCCTGAAGCGCTCGAGGCGTTTCGACAACAAGAAGTGGCCGCCATTATCGATAGCGCTCCGGAAGAAATGCAGCGCCGTCTTCGCGGCCTCCAGTTCCAAATTGATTGCCAACGCGAGCTGCATCAAACCCCTGTTGGCGTATGCATGGCGATCTCGCAGATGATGCATGAGTCGCTCGGCAAGCTTCAAAATGCGATGATCGACCTTCAGAACGTCGGCTTGCCCGAAGAGCGGGCAAGTACAGATACCCTGATACCCGCAACGTCCGCCGCTGTTATTCCTTTTCCTTTGGCGGGTTGCTGA
- a CDS encoding NUDIX hydrolase — MKEFHRQAAVLLALSDRPKGQEEILLTLRAVHLSSHSGEVAFPGGKWEPGDPDLYATALREAEEEVGLVPQVFSFLGELQPSYTRQGTRVTPYVGRIPADVDLAPNPSELDELFWFPLAELVADKRVRTDVFEWRGEEYWSPAYRYAGHIIWGFTARVLVEFLARFYGIELGREHSAPEIRFRPK, encoded by the coding sequence ATGAAAGAATTTCACCGTCAGGCTGCGGTCCTGTTAGCGCTATCGGATCGCCCTAAAGGGCAGGAAGAAATCCTGCTTACCCTGCGCGCTGTCCACCTGTCGAGCCACAGCGGCGAAGTGGCATTCCCCGGAGGCAAGTGGGAGCCTGGCGATCCGGATCTCTACGCCACGGCACTGCGGGAAGCGGAAGAGGAGGTTGGCCTGGTACCTCAGGTGTTCAGTTTTCTGGGAGAGTTGCAGCCCAGCTACACCCGTCAGGGAACGCGCGTAACCCCTTATGTTGGACGTATCCCTGCCGATGTGGATTTGGCGCCTAACCCTTCGGAGCTGGATGAGCTTTTCTGGTTCCCGTTGGCGGAGTTGGTCGCGGACAAGCGCGTTCGAACGGATGTATTTGAATGGCGCGGGGAGGAGTACTGGTCGCCAGCATACCGTTACGCGGGTCACATTATCTGGGGGTTCACCGCGCGAGTACTGGTTGAGTTTCTCGCGCGTTTTTACGGGATCGAGCTGGGGCGTGAACACTCCGCACCAGAAATTCGCTTTCGCCCTAAGTAA
- a CDS encoding HlyC/CorC family transporter, translating to MDSIPTDLQIGLLVALIFVSAFFSSSETGMLAMNRYRLRHLVKKKHKSAMRAAKLLERPDRLIGVILIGNNLANIVATLLAGVLTRHFFGEWAELVVLPFALTIVLLIFAEVTPKSVAAVYPEKIAFPASLVLSPLLILLYPFVLLINIISNSIARLFGLDPSQARRADHLRMEELRTVVDEAGELIPDQHQGMLLNVLDLEKATVEDIMVPRNEVEGIDIEEDICVILQRIRATEYTRLPVYEGDINNIIGVLHLRKAARFIQGDDSTVTKEALKQELSEPYFVPESTQLHTQLLNFQQTKHRMAIAVDEYGDVQGIATLVDLLEEIVGDFATDESYDIAESIVECADDWYLIDASESVRDINKNLGWNLPTDGPKTLNGIIVEYLESIPDACVSFELGNYRFELVELSDTRIEKAKLFEFRT from the coding sequence TTGGACAGCATCCCTACTGACCTGCAAATAGGACTCCTGGTCGCCCTCATTTTTGTCTCCGCTTTCTTCTCAAGCTCCGAAACGGGGATGCTTGCGATGAATCGCTATCGCCTCCGCCACCTGGTGAAAAAGAAGCACAAGAGCGCTATGCGAGCGGCCAAATTGCTGGAGCGCCCAGACCGCCTGATAGGCGTTATTTTAATTGGCAACAACCTGGCTAATATTGTCGCTACGCTCTTGGCTGGCGTACTGACTCGTCATTTTTTCGGCGAGTGGGCAGAATTAGTGGTGCTTCCCTTCGCGCTGACAATTGTTCTACTTATCTTCGCCGAAGTTACGCCAAAATCAGTCGCCGCCGTATACCCTGAAAAAATTGCCTTCCCTGCGTCGCTGGTGTTGAGCCCTCTGCTAATTTTGCTTTACCCATTTGTACTGCTGATCAACATCATTTCTAACAGTATCGCGCGCCTGTTCGGGCTCGACCCGTCTCAGGCAAGACGCGCCGACCATCTGCGCATGGAAGAGCTTCGCACCGTCGTGGACGAAGCCGGCGAACTGATTCCCGACCAGCACCAAGGCATGCTGCTGAATGTGCTGGATCTGGAAAAGGCTACCGTGGAAGATATTATGGTGCCCCGCAACGAAGTGGAAGGCATCGACATTGAAGAAGATATATGCGTGATTCTGCAGCGCATACGCGCAACGGAGTACACCCGACTTCCAGTATATGAAGGCGACATCAATAACATTATTGGGGTCCTGCACTTGCGCAAGGCCGCCAGATTTATTCAAGGCGACGACAGCACGGTAACCAAAGAGGCCCTGAAACAGGAGCTGAGCGAACCTTATTTCGTACCTGAATCAACCCAACTGCACACCCAGCTACTGAATTTTCAGCAAACAAAGCATCGCATGGCAATTGCTGTCGACGAGTACGGCGACGTACAAGGCATTGCTACGCTTGTAGACCTACTGGAAGAAATCGTCGGGGATTTCGCTACCGATGAATCTTACGATATCGCTGAATCTATTGTTGAATGCGCGGACGACTGGTACTTGATAGACGCATCCGAATCGGTTCGCGACATTAATAAAAACCTGGGCTGGAACCTGCCCACAGACGGCCCAAAAACGCTGAATGGGATTATTGTGGAGTATCTGGAAAGTATTCCCGATGCCTGCGTCAGCTTCGAATTGGGTAACTATCGCTTTGAACTGGTAGAACTCAGCGATACACGCATCGAAAAAGCCAAATTATTCGAGTTTCGCACCTGA
- a CDS encoding cytochrome C assembly family protein gives MYSASTVVLYLAAWAFLLHSLLRRETIQEKRLLVLIALGTAVHFIAALLSIKTSQGYHFGFFKVPSLFFAVINLVVLLSSLRKPLHNLFLFLLPLSVTSILVSSIEDASKVTHHLTLEVITHIMLSVLAYSMLTIASLQALLLAYQNYQLRHKHLRGVMGLLPPLQTMETLLFELVWAGEILLTLSIITGVMFTTSFVEQHLSHKTVFSVLSWLIYALLLWGRHTLGWRGAAAIRWTLGGFAALMLAYFGSKLVLELILHRV, from the coding sequence ATGTACAGTGCTTCTACCGTCGTTTTATATCTCGCCGCCTGGGCGTTTCTCCTGCATTCGTTATTGCGCCGCGAAACCATTCAAGAGAAGCGCTTGTTAGTTTTGATCGCACTGGGCACAGCGGTTCATTTCATCGCCGCACTACTCTCCATAAAGACCAGCCAAGGTTATCACTTCGGCTTTTTTAAGGTGCCGTCACTCTTTTTCGCCGTAATAAACTTGGTGGTATTACTCAGCAGCCTGCGCAAACCCTTACACAACCTGTTCTTGTTTCTTTTGCCGCTAAGCGTGACATCTATCTTGGTTTCCAGTATCGAGGACGCCAGCAAGGTGACACACCACCTGACCCTGGAAGTAATAACGCACATTATGCTGTCGGTTCTGGCCTACAGCATGCTGACAATCGCCAGTTTGCAGGCCCTTTTGCTGGCATACCAGAACTACCAGTTGCGCCATAAACATCTGCGCGGGGTGATGGGGTTGCTTCCGCCGCTACAAACAATGGAAACGCTACTGTTCGAGCTGGTTTGGGCTGGAGAGATTCTGCTCACGTTGTCGATAATCACCGGCGTCATGTTCACCACCAGCTTTGTCGAACAGCACCTTTCTCATAAAACCGTTTTTTCGGTGCTATCCTGGTTAATCTACGCGCTCTTGCTTTGGGGCCGCCACACCCTGGGTTGGCGCGGTGCCGCAGCAATTCGCTGGACACTAGGCGGTTTTGCGGCTTTGATGCTTGCTTATTTCGGCAGCAAACTGGTACTGGAGCTAATCTTGCACAGAGTTTGA